A window of Phragmites australis chromosome 2, lpPhrAust1.1, whole genome shotgun sequence genomic DNA:
CCTTCCTTCGTACACCTCTCTCTTGCCCCCACACCATCCCCGACAAGGCAACAACCTCTCCGGCGGCGAAGCCGATGGAGGCCAGCTCCGGCGACGACGCTCCGAAACGCAACCCTCTCCCGTCCGCGCTCGTCTCCAACCTCCAGTCCGTGCTCGCCGCGCGCCGCCCGCCCCCGGCCGATGACGTCGgcaccgccgccggcgaggcggaggcggaggcggaggcccCAGCGGCGGAGGCTTCCGACGCCACAGCGGGAGATGGAGCCCCGGAGAGGCCTGTCGTCCTGCTGACCTGCGCCAGCGGGATCCGGTCGCCGGGTCTCGCGGCTCTCGTCGACGCCCTCGTCGCCGGCGGCTGCTGCGACGTCCACGTGTGCGCCCCCGAATCGTATGCCCCACCaacccgcccgcccgcccggcTTGTTGATTTCGCCTTGCATTGGTCTTTTGACCGCGGAATAGTCTTCGTTTCGGTTGGATGTGTTGTGAGCTTGTAGAAACTAACTAATTTCGTCGCTCTGTGATTCTAGAACTAAACTAATCTGTGGCCCTTTCTTGATTCAAAGGGATAAGCTAGCTTGCGGCCATTCAATTACCATCCGTGAGACCATCACCGCGACATCCGTGGATTTCACAGGGGCGAAAGCTTTTGAGATATCTGGTGAGGGTTATTCATTCATACCGTTCTCGAGTTATTTCTgtgcataatattttatttctgTGCTGACTTTGATGATTGCTAATGAAGGCACACCGGTGGATTGCGTCTCATTAGCATTATCTGGGAGGCTGTTTTCTTGGTCGGCACCGGCTTTGGTATCGTACTTGTGAGCTATGTTTATTGTTGAGAACCTGGATTTCCTGAGCATGTCATCAACTCATCATTGAGGATGATTTCATTTGGTTAATACAGGTGATCAGCGGTATCAACGCAGGGCCAAATTGCGGATATGAGATGTATGCTCTTGTTTCAGAAGTGATCCATTTATTGtttgttttctattttgttATTAATTCATTGCTGAATTCTGCAGGTTCCACTCTTCTGCCATTGCTGCCGCAAGGGAGGCCTTAATGTATGGGGTGCCTTCAATTGCAATCTCATTGAATTGGTGGGCATGCCTACACTTTTGTTGAATttatatttcaaattttctaCATCATTAATATGATTGTTCTATCCAATAACACAAGCTAACAATATGTGTTGGGTATATGTGACTAGGAAGAAGGATGAAAGCAAAGACAGTGACTTCAAGGATGCAGCTCAAGCATGTTTGCCATTGATAAGTGCTGCCTTGGCAGACATTGAGAAAGGAACTTTCCTCAGAGGGTGCCTGCTGAATATTGGGGTTCCAAACTCACCATCTGCAAATAAGGTTATTTTGTGAATGGTACTCTGAACCCTAAACTCCACTTTAGGGTGAATAGCAACACCATAGCTCTTGGATTACACGAACTCCTTTTACTTCTTTCACTTCGAAACTTAGATGGAAGCATATCTGGACCACTGTTGCTGCTGGCTAGAAAAATAAGCTCGATTTAAAAACATCATTTACTACTTTAATCTCCTTGGGAGTTTAGTTTAAAGACAAAGAAATGAGATTCCACATCACAGAGCATTAGCTGTTTGCCATGTTGATGTCAGACAAAAAAGGTGCATCTGCTGCCTGCACCATTGAAGGTTTAAGAAATCAATAAACTACAGTGAAGCTGCACTGTTTTGGCAAATGcgtccttttttttaaaaaaaatacataaatatatttttagctgTGTTTTGTCACCAGTAGTTCTCTTGTATCAACATACTGTATCAGAATATAGTCCTGTGAACATGTGAAACTGTGATATCTTGACTCTGAACTCCCTTAAGTACCATGGCATGTCAGATGTATCCCACTGTGGCAAAGCACTGTCTCATTTTGTGGCCTAATGGGTTAATAGCTTCTTCTCTGCATTATAAGTTCATAACTTAACTTCAACTGCTGAGCTGAACAGAATGATCAGCCATGTAGGCATTACCTTAGTGGCTTATCCACAAGCGCAACAATATGCCTCATTATTTCTTCATAAGAATTATGAGAATTGTAAGTTCACTAATTTATATGTAAGGCATGTCAACATTATTAATTAGAAGGACAACTATGATTTGTGGACATATTGATAATGGTGAACCACTTCACTTTACTTTAGCTTGAGTTAATTTGCATTCTTTCTGACAACTGTGATAGAAGAAACCTATAGCACGGACATAGTTTGGTTCTCTTtttaaatgtaattacttttaaaTTGTATATCTCATGATGCCAGGGTTTCAAGTTGACCAAACAGAGCGTATATAGTCCTGCTCAAAGTTGGCAAGCTGTGTCAACAAGCAGACCTTCATCTGCTGCTCACTTCATGGGCATGCATCAAAGCCTCGGTATTCAGCTGGCGCAGCTTGGGAAGGATGCGTCTGCAGCAGTAAGAAGACAATTCTTTTATGCCACAGAAATTTGTTACATCCTCATTAgcacatttctttaattgattTTTGCTTTCATCTTCAGGGAGCTGCACGTAGAGTTAATGCTCAGCGAAAGATAGTCGAGGTTGAGTCTGTTGCAGCTGCTGGGAAACAAGAGGTTCGAGAAGTAGTAAAGAAATTATTCCGTGCTGAGgtaattacattttctagtGGAGTCGAGAGCATGTTTCCAATCACATATGTAATATCCTCAAAGCATTCTGAGCATTATTTTCTTCTCTGCTTACATCAAAATGCAGTTCATTGAGAAGCAACATGAAGATTTAGATGAAGATATCGATTTGAGAGCATTGGAGAATGGATTtgtgagctctctctctctctctctctctctctctctctctctctctctctagtgtGGTGTGTCGTGTGTGTCCCTTTCAAAATGCCTAATTGTTTACCCCTCATTATACAACCTACAGATATCTGTCACTCCTCTGAATGTGCATGGGTATGTGGAGCCTGAAATTGGAGCCCCAGCTTCAGAATGGCTCTCAGCAGCTGTGTCTCTTGACAAAGAAAAGGAAGCTTCTCCAGCTATAGCTGACCAACAAGATGCTCCGCTTGCAGCTGAGGAAAAGGAAGCTCCTTCAGCAACCTGACGATGGCGATCTTTTCTCTCCTTTCTTATTGGTTTGATTTGTCAAGTCTTCTGCACGAGATATTTGTTCAGTGCAATGTCTATTTTTTGTTCATCCTCTACCGATTGCCCGTTTCCTTGGCCATGCAAAATGATTTGCATGCCGGAGCCTTAACCATGTAGGCGATGGCGTCCACTAGATGAGTACTGCCAGCCCCACTATTTTTTCAGTGTGGTTTGTTCCAGAAAGGTGTTGTATTCAGCATGTGATGGATGTGATTGATTTTGGTTGTTCCCATCTGAACAATGGCCACCGAATGTATTTTGACCGCATGTAATCTGAAATGGAATTGCAACCATTTAATGTAGCAACGTCATCTTGAATTCTGTATTTGCATCTAAGCATAATCTTGTCAGTTTTTTATGCTAGTGATTTGTAACGTGAGAAATCACAAATTATGCAGAAACGCAAGGCTCCGGTCTTTTGCGACATCGCCTCCAATGTTGCGTGTAGACCAAACCAGCTGGTTTCGTCTGAATGGCCAAACAGCCAGCTTCGGTAGTCTGGCATTAAGAAGTCCAGCATCACAACGATAATATACTGTCACCAGATAAATATGCAGAAGATTGCCACCAATTAGGAAGACAAACATTATTCCATTGAATCCAAAAATGATGACAGCATGTGTACGAATATCCGAGATTTCAGTTGAAATTTCACTTGATATACATTTCATGTGATAGAAAGGGTTCGTGGATTGTACAGTTGAAACGGCCCAGAATCCCAGCGTGGATCGGCCGAAAACGACACATTTCACTTTTGAGTACGGGGAACAAGCTTTTGTACATCCCTTTTTCGCCGAAGGCATTTTTACATCCCTAACACTACAAAAGAGCGTGCGAAATCTTTTTGCTTCAGCTTCCCCGATGCCATCAATGAGAGAAAAGTAGAAGGCAGCAGTAACTGTTCAGTTCTGCAGTACCTAGCAGTCTTCCATTGCCATTTGCCAAGCCACCCAGGGGCTCACTCTCGGTCTCAGCTGAAGCTGGTACACTGTTTTTTACACCTTTTGCTATTTTTACAGATATTCACAATAAATATGAACTCTGGCTTGGACAAAATAAACCAATGTGCATTTCTTCAATGCTCACATCATCAAACGAAGACTGCAGGCTGACTACTCTGAATCAATCCTAAATCTTTGTAGACCAACGTGTTCACTTGAGCTACCTGTTGACAAGCCCCTCTCCTTATTGTGGCCAGTTCTACCTACTCTTAAAGGACCTGAACTTGAATATCGTCGGAAAGAACCAGAGGCATCCAGAGCATCATAATGTGCTGATGAACTGAACCGCTCGGCAGATAGCGCTGGGTCGACGTCCATATCCAGACTAGCTCTACTCACAATATCAGCATCCTGGATATGCAAATCTTGGCTAAAGCTTGTGGATTCGTTGAACTCACTGCCTTCGTTGCATACCAACTTCAGAGCCTGAACAACTTCCCCCATAAATGGGCGCTGATCCACCTCAGGCTGAACGCACATAGAAGCAATGGCTGCTACTTTTGCAATGCTGTCAAATGGGACGCTATTCCCAAGTGAAGGATCTATGATTGTTTCCAAACCATCCCTGTTTGTCAGAAGAGAACTAGCCCATGCGACTAAGTTCTCTTGCCCTGGAGGTCTTGACATATCTACCGGTTTCCTTCCTgtaagaagctcaagaagaacaacaCCATAGCTGTAGACATCACTCTTTACTAGAAGATGCCCGGTCATTGCATATTCAGGAGCAACATACCTAAGAATAATCgatcataaatatataataaGTTGAGGATATTAAATCGGCTATGGAAGAGTAAAGAAAATGAGTTCAGATTCAACATACCCAAAGGTTCCCATAACACGAGTTGAAATATGCTCGTTTCCCTCACCCAAAGCTGTTCTTGCTAGGCCAAAGTCTGAAACCTTTGGGGTGAAGTCATGTTCCAATAAGATGTTACTTGACTTGAAGTCACGATGTATGACACGTGGACTTGAATCTTCATGCAAATAAGCAAGTGCACGTGCCGCACCTAGTGCAATTTTTAGCCTAGCATCCCAATCAAGTCGAGCAGCTTCCTTATCTGATCCTGCTTAGAATCACAATATTATTTCATTTCAAAAGTCCATGGATCCATAGTCTCCAAACTTGCCAATTTAGAGAGCAGAAGATATATACCACACAACCCACAAACCATAGTAAGATTTGAAAACACATGTTTGCATTTTGTTGGTATTAAGTATCAACAAATTCAACATAATGATATTCAAAACTAGTACTGATATGTTTTCATATGAGTAGCACCATTATAACAGCTCTATTCCACTACAGAATAGAGTCTGGATTCTCTAGTCAATTAAGTGTTTTGCTCATCTACATCTCTCGCCAAGAAAACGACTAAATAAAGTGATGAAGCAGAAGTTCTTGTGACAATGAAGAAAGTCTTAGAAAGTGAAGtcacagaagaagaaaaaacacacGAATTTACCATGCAAGTGAGATTCCACACTGCCATTTGGAATAAGCTCATATACCAAACACCGGCTATGCTCCTCTGTGCATATACCTATCAGCTTAACCAAGTTCCTGTGATGCAATCGGCTAAGCATCTCAACCTCAGCCAAAAATTCACGGGTACCTTGCTGGTCATCCCTCTTCAGAATCTTGACAGCAACCTGTTCTCCATCCTCAAGAATACCTTCATAGACACGTCCAAAACCACCCTCACCAATAATTCTAGACTCATCAAATCCCTGTGTAGCTCTTTCCATCTCAACCAAGCTAAACGTTTTGGCAGATCCTTTATATGTCACCATGCTTGAGCTGAAGGACGGTGATGCCGAAATAGGTCTGCTACCTAGCCTGCTCCCAACCACTACAGAACCAAGACCTGCATTTCCAATGCAACCATTGAAGGAAAAATGAATAAAATCAGTGCcatgaggttttttttttttgtaaagttGTAACTGTAAGTCTTAAGATTTATCAAAGATGATGCGAGTACTTCTACAGTTCACCCATGAAGCATGAAACAGAACACTTAATCTTCCACAGAAACATTTCTTTTCACTATAGAAGCAACACTTCTCACCTTCTCAGTGCTCAGCTCTTGAAAGCTATAAACAGAATAAGCATCTTAGCTCGCTAGTTTGCAGCACATACTAAGGCCTCAGAATGCCTTTAGGCATGGAAAGGATGATCAATAAGTCATGTTGTTCTCTAACATATACCTATAAAGATGTATTACAATCTGCTGCCAAATGGTTTATGTTTTCACAGAAAAAGGGGCAACTTATGTTTTTAGCAGAAAAGAGGTTCACCAAGCTGCATTTTGCTACGTTTTCAAAGGTGTCACACAGAAAGATAAAAGGTAATAATAATCCATGAACAGAATGTCTTGCTACCTGCAGGTTTTGCTGGCGTAAGTGATGCTTCAGTTAAATGGTTGCAGTTCTTAAGCTTGAAATAAATCGCCAATGCTGCTCCAGAACATAAAATAAAAGCAAAAATACTTGATAGAACAACTATTACAATTATGTCCCTgccttttcttcctctcttaTTTCCCACATCAACAGCAAGGGGGCGTAACCTTGGATCATTTACATTGCTAAGACCATTGTTCATGCTTCCCGCAGCTGCCGGCGGTGACGAAGGAAGACCTGCACGAGTAAATGAAACCATGCGTATCATGACCAGtgttttgaaaggaaaaaaagaaaagagcagCAAGTGAACTATGGACCTGAACAATAAAAAGTGATTTAAGAATCAAGTCAAATACAATCAACAAGATATATCCAAGAGGTTAACATAAGAATCTGATATTAAGTGGAACAACAATAAGTCACTGAGAACTCTCACCTGGGTAAAGAACATATAACACATCATAGTTTCCAAAATGCATAGTGTTTATGATAACCTGCTTATGCCAAAACCTTTCAAATACTAAAAGTGCTGTTGTATTGTCAAATTTTGCTCCCAGTGGCACAAGATCAATAAGGACAACTGTCTTCTCAGGGTCATCAGGTGCAGCATTTGCTCCCATAACACGGACTTGACTTTGATTCATGAGCACTCCAGACGCAATATCCTGCGCAAGTTCCGCGACCAGTGTAAAGAACGTGTACAATGCTATACCAAAACGAAGCTCGACTTTTATTGGCAACACACAGAGACATATTGTCCCCGGAGGAGTATTGGTCAGAGGATCTTGACAGGATAATGCCGTGCAGTCTAGCAAAACCAAAACGAAGATGAATGAACCACAGATAAGCAATGAGTAGCTGACTAATGTAGAGAAACTTTGCATTGATGAATTCAAATGGAACAAAGTATCCTCAGCATACATGAATTTGGTGGTGGAGGTAGCAACACTTGATTAGGGGCTGGTGCCAAAGCCTTGGGCTTTTTAAATGCAGGACTGTCAGGTGGATGCACAGGCGGTAGATCAGGTCCTGCATAGGTGTAATGGTATTGAGAAACCAGATTATATAGTTACATTCATATTAAAGCCATGGAAATCTAGATTACTTCCAGCCCCTGTTGGAGTTAACATTATCAAGGCGGAATCCCTTTTGACATATTTATAAAAGGTTGGAAATTTACTTGAGGCCTGTGTTACTAATATTACAAACACATTCAGATGCACATACCAGGGAAGGATAGTATGCGTATTCATGTTAAGAATGAGTCCCGATCCTGCTATGGATTAAATATTGGACTCTCAATCAAGTAACCATAGACTATTCTTGCACTAGAAATGTCTGTCATCTATTTATTTGCATGAGATGTCTTAAGACTTTCATGTTTCAACACTCAATGATGGCGGCATGCATGATTGAGCTTAAGTCTAACCAAACTTAACATGTTAGTACCTTCGACAAAATGAGGTGGTGCTTGTTTGGGACTGTTCTTAGGACATATGGCTGGAGCGTTTGTAGGGGCTAGAACAAATGAGGCAATGTAACAAGAGTGttcaaacaaataaatctaACCTGGAGAATACGATGGCGAATGATATTGTCGGGGATGGTGTGGAGCATATGCAGGATTTCCTTGTCCCTTTCCTTTTGATGGAGGCAAACGTACAGGTGCAGGTGCAGGTGCAGGACTATGATGTAAACCAGAATGCCCATGGCTTGGTGCAGAAGCATTATTAGTTTTATGCGGAGCAGGACTTATAACAGGTAAGGAACCTGCATCAAACATCAATTGACTGAGATGAATGCATTTATTTTTAGTAGTGTTTCCAGTAGGTGCGTGCCTTTGTGGTGTCTATGATTTGCAGGTGGTAAATGGCTGGAATGTTCCTCTGGAGGTGCCGCAACTGGAATGCCAGGTCCTTTCCTATGGATGATGGGGGACTTCGAGGGAGAAACAGCAGGTCCTGCACGACATAACTTCAT
This region includes:
- the LOC133908582 gene encoding receptor-like serine/threonine-protein kinase ALE2 isoform X6 → MGRCGGGAGGCCGGGFALLAAALVVSVLVIRGGGGLKQSHAPAVARKMVLSITSWHPQTNLDNVLHPSQVQDQRLESLGQAVPHSHIISPSFQTSNEVTNPHLRVPASLPSLPVQLNVPHPKISADTPTAAPFSQQKPWSSQPPSYLPSIGSQSTPPALSPLINDHSAPQSSRTSPTGQETSRVPGASPPAEFPSQRKPPPGVSAVSPSPISSPAINGTRYGAPVAAPPWQSSTPSHYPHIEGPAIPPASTTSPPVLAPPIRSYPSSPAIGRQTQRSAASPETAVHPANHGKDHGVPVAAPSKGIHHDSIPVNNTHGKTHGAPVVAPPRRRHHQLPANNTYVKGPAVSPSKSPIIHRKGPGIPVAAPPEEHSSHLPPANHRHHKGSLPVISPAPHKTNNASAPSHGHSGLHHSPAPAPAPVRLPPSKGKGQGNPAYAPHHPRQYHSPSYSPGPDLPPVHPPDSPAFKKPKALAPAPNQVLLPPPPNSYCTALSCQDPLTNTPPGTICLCVLPIKVELRFGIALYTFFTLVAELAQDIASGVLMNQSQVRVMGANAAPDDPEKTVVLIDLVPLGAKFDNTTALLVFERFWHKQVIINTMHFGNYDVLYVLYPGLPSSPPAAAGSMNNGLSNVNDPRLRPLAVDVGNKRGRKGRDIIVIVVLSSIFAFILCSGAALAIYFKLKNCNHLTEASLTPAKPAGLGSVVVGSRLGSRPISASPSFSSSMVTYKGSAKTFSLVEMERATQGFDESRIIGEGGFGRVYEGILEDGEQVAVKILKRDDQQGTREFLAEVEMLSRLHHRNLVKLIGICTEEHSRCLVYELIPNGSVESHLHGSDKEAARLDWDARLKIALGAARALAYLHEDSSPRVIHRDFKSSNILLEHDFTPKVSDFGLARTALGEGNEHISTRVMGTFGYVAPEYAMTGHLLVKSDVYSYGVVLLELLTGRKPVDMSRPPGQENLVAWASSLLTNRDGLETIIDPSLGNSVPFDSIAKVAAIASMCVQPEVDQRPFMGEVVQALKLVCNEGSEFNESTSFSQDLHIQDADIVSRASLDMDVDPALSAERFSSSAHYDALDASGSFRRYSSSGPLRVGRTGHNKERGLSTGSSSEHVGLQRFRIDSE